The Geobacter sp. AOG2 genome includes a window with the following:
- a CDS encoding diguanylate cyclase domain-containing protein: MSTTASTTKTRIRQIISRQVISVTPETPAEEAIACMARARISCLIVAEKKKPLGIFTERDLVKLTSQQVPLGKRPIRELMTSPVVTISGSLNIYEAYSLMLTNRIRHHVVVDYGGRILGLMTQSDLINHLGHEYFVELRKIEQVMTTGVMTVASEAPISEALGIMAGPGISCVVVADHRIPLGIMTERDAVRLVAEDVDLEAVPVSAAMSSPVLTVATGTTVYEAALIMKREKIRRVVVVNNEGKIEGIITQSDIIKGLEGHYIESLKEIIRKKENIFQQAARELLDKTIFLDNILRSSTSMAIVASDSTLKIKYFNPVAEKIFGCSAASAIGRPAAEVLALDDIAPISLPRAREAVLKEGRCSFPAKIHQNGATFFYDGSLSGILDKQGKLAGFVLMLNDITERRQHEDTIHHLAYHDALTGLPNRVLLNDRLDQALASANRTGTRGALMILDLDRFKDINDSLGHSMGDLLLKAVGERLTGLLRKSDTVSRMGGDEFVLLLPSIASTESAAVTAAKIVAAFSKPFVCNGHPLSITASIGIADFPDDGGDAETLLKNADIALYRVKEEGRNDFQRYTTLPENGELLGRREAFREISQRLQAG; the protein is encoded by the coding sequence ATGAGCACGACCGCAAGCACGACAAAAACAAGGATCAGGCAGATCATCTCCCGGCAGGTGATCAGCGTCACGCCGGAAACGCCGGCGGAGGAGGCGATCGCCTGCATGGCTCGAGCCAGGATCAGTTGCCTCATCGTGGCGGAAAAGAAAAAACCGCTGGGGATCTTTACCGAGCGCGACCTGGTCAAGTTGACCAGTCAACAGGTCCCCCTCGGAAAACGGCCGATCCGTGAACTGATGACCAGCCCGGTTGTTACCATTTCCGGTAGCCTGAATATCTACGAAGCGTACAGCCTCATGCTCACCAACAGGATTCGCCACCATGTGGTGGTGGACTATGGCGGCAGGATATTGGGGCTCATGACCCAGTCCGATCTGATCAATCACTTGGGACACGAGTACTTCGTCGAGTTGCGCAAGATCGAGCAGGTCATGACGACCGGCGTCATGACCGTCGCCAGCGAGGCCCCGATCAGCGAAGCACTCGGCATCATGGCCGGTCCGGGAATCAGTTGTGTCGTCGTGGCGGACCACCGCATCCCGCTCGGCATCATGACCGAACGCGATGCGGTCAGGCTGGTGGCCGAAGACGTCGACCTGGAAGCCGTCCCGGTCAGCGCGGCCATGAGCAGCCCGGTTTTGACCGTGGCCACCGGGACAACGGTCTACGAGGCGGCCCTGATCATGAAGCGGGAGAAAATTCGCCGGGTGGTGGTGGTCAACAACGAGGGAAAAATCGAGGGAATCATCACCCAATCCGACATCATCAAGGGACTGGAAGGGCATTACATCGAGTCATTGAAGGAAATCATCCGGAAGAAGGAGAATATCTTCCAGCAGGCCGCCAGGGAACTTCTGGACAAGACCATCTTCCTGGACAATATCCTCAGGTCTTCCACCAGCATGGCGATCGTCGCCTCCGACAGCACGTTGAAGATCAAATACTTTAACCCGGTAGCGGAAAAAATATTCGGATGCAGCGCGGCCTCGGCCATCGGCCGTCCTGCTGCGGAGGTGCTCGCCCTTGACGATATCGCCCCCATCAGCTTGCCCAGGGCCCGAGAGGCCGTACTGAAAGAGGGGAGATGCAGCTTTCCCGCAAAAATTCACCAGAATGGGGCAACCTTCTTTTACGACGGCAGCCTGTCCGGCATCCTGGATAAGCAGGGTAAGCTGGCGGGCTTCGTATTGATGCTCAACGATATCACCGAGCGCAGGCAACACGAGGACACCATCCATCACCTGGCGTACCATGACGCCCTGACCGGCCTGCCCAACCGGGTGTTGCTCAACGACCGCCTTGACCAGGCCCTGGCCTCGGCGAACCGCACCGGCACACGGGGTGCGCTGATGATCCTTGACCTGGACCGCTTCAAGGATATTAACGACAGCCTTGGGCACAGCATGGGCGATCTGCTGCTCAAGGCCGTCGGCGAGCGGCTGACGGGACTCCTGCGCAAGAGCGATACGGTCTCGCGCATGGGCGGGGACGAATTCGTGCTGCTCCTGCCCTCCATAGCCTCGACGGAAAGCGCCGCCGTGACCGCTGCCAAGATTGTGGCGGCTTTCAGCAAACCATTCGTCTGTAACGGGCACCCCCTCTCCATAACCGCCAGTATCGGGATCGCAGACTTTCCCGATGACGGCGGGGATGCGGAAACCCTGCTGAAAAATGCCGACATCGCCCTGTACCGGGTCAAGGAGGAGGGAAGGAACGATTTCCAGCGTTATACCACGCTGCCGGAAAACGGGGAACTTCTCGGACGCAGGGAGGCGTTCCGGGAGATATCTCAACGTCTGCAAGCCGGATAA